A DNA window from Purpureocillium takamizusanense chromosome 9, complete sequence contains the following coding sequences:
- a CDS encoding uncharacterized protein (COG:S~EggNog:ENOG503NZRQ) translates to MGKKKRGHPDIEEVLERPWCYYCERDFEDLKLLISHQKAKHFKCDRCHRRLNTAGGLSVHLNQVHKETLQQVENALPNRQGLEVEIFGMEGIPADILEQHRNRIIQTFYQAQESRRIATGNPVPGGQGSQPPRKKIKYESKEELVSRLAEWREKRRADKEAIAKGEPVGGQYNEQYQPQQQPQQQQQGHEPSPYGYPAGGNLPARPPGGGAPAGLPPRPEGQAWNTAAAPSDEIDKMIRMAEAGIKPPGKADEGAGDEGDKKAGKKEKKGRLFYDDPDTSPEEKMARMPRYAVAGAA, encoded by the exons GCGAGCGAGACTTTGAAGACCTCAAGCTCCTCATCTCCCACCAGAAAGCGAAGCACTTCAAGTGCGACCGATGCCATCGACGGCTAAACACGGCTGGCG GTCTGTCGGTGCACTTGAACCAGGTGCACAAGGAGACTCTGCAGCAGGTCGAGAATGCCCTGCCTAACAGACAGGGCCTCGAGGTGGAAATCTTCGGCATGGAGGGCATCCCCGCAGACATCCTCGAACAGCACCGCAACCGCATCATCCAGACCTTCTACCAGGCCCAGGAGAGCCGGCGCATCGCCACCGGCAACCCCGTAcccggcgggcagggcagccagccgccgcgcaaaaAGATCAAATACGAAAGCAAAGAGGAGTTGGTGTCTCGACTGGCTGAATGGCGGGAGAAGCGCCGTGCGGACAAGGAAGCGATCGCCAAGGGCGAACCCGTTGGCGGGCAATAC AATGAACAGTACCAGCCCCAACAGCAGCcccagcaacaacagcaaggCCACGAACCGTCGCCGTACGGATATCCTGCAGGCGGCAACCTCCCAGCGCGGccccctggcggcggtgcacCGGCAGGTCTGCCGCCTCGACCCGAGGGCCAGGCGTGgaacacggccgcggcgcccagtGACGAAATTGACAAGATGATTCGGATGGCTGAGGCGGGCATCAAGCCGCCGGGCAAGGCGGACGAGGGTGCaggagacgagggcgatAAGAAGGCagggaagaaggagaagaagggacGGCTGTTCTACGACGACCCTGACACCAGCCCAGAGGAGAAAATGGCCCGGATGCCGCGGTACGCTGTTGCAGGTGCGGCCTGA
- the KIP3 gene encoding tubulin-dependent ATPase kip3 (COG:Z~BUSCO:EOG09260BRA~EggNog:ENOG503NUCK), which translates to MTDAGASSITVAVRVRPFTIREAAQLQKTDDSTVFLGDGSLAGVPTPKLHQRGLRSVIKVVDDRCLVFDPPEDNPVQRFSRSVVPTSKKVKDQVFAFDRVFDDNTTQTDVYEGTTKSLLDSVLDGYNATVFAYGATGCGKTHTITGTAQQPGIIFLTMQELFEKIDERSADKTTELSLSYLEIYNETIRDLLVPGGSKQGLMLREDSNQAVTVSGLTSHHPRDVNEVMDMIVQGNEYRTVSPTEANATSSRSHAVLQINVAQKDRNADVSEPHTMATLSIIDLAGSERASVTKNRGERLTEGANINKSLLALGSCINALCDRRQRAHVPYRNSKLTRLLKFSLGGNCKTVMIVCVSPSSAHFDETQNTLRYANRAKNIQTKVTRNVFNVNRHVKDFLVKIDEQMALIKELKAQQKDAENTFFAKFRKQCDKRHLVVREGMQRLRAAYDNSAPERQERINSMRKLKIFERRIGLLSGWIAAFDAICDQRGGDDDMMPESLAAIRKTAQGILVELENSRQHIHQKLEKATWERAIDTALTHSLGQLEGTEGADMGEGASLEREAELLKAGFNREAYREVLEQEKAGDAAMVQMLLTAQFDMLASLSDTLVMNEESAVAHAKEIINRLLQTGYTAASQVVKPDGTLPAVVEAFPPTRRGTPKRKKAAAASYVKPLAAPALAAVVANEHVFASPLKTSPRRRKALGSVKKGVSFTPSKKSKRGVRWRDDESEDGTLADFAKTPQKYESPDKQPSPEKMAPTPPPVVVPAHLSDEPTTNGDSSPSLEIPEASSLANKPSRFQTGFLSKSRIPSQSGSPLPSPPTLSLNLSSGSPQQERASPLRTLDADKAGNLSPPAASSLPAQRTKLSPRLPRPIVLDENTPLASTSETGSDSECSIDPRKLRSAMHSAKKEKARRASILTATTASGAKRVSSFGSATGVAPRPSLPAAALASSTNGISRHRRGSLERRRSPPLACSPSDAAPERSLTAGQARRMNMGGSVRLDKTAAREEAAWSPEARRVTYSIGQQHQPGGGHRRLESRGAVWR; encoded by the exons ATGACGGACGccggggcgtcgtcgattACCGTGGCCG TCCGCGTACGGCCCTTTACCATCAGAGAGGCAGCGCAGCT GCAAAAGACAGATGACAGCACCGTCTtccttggcgatggctcgctggcgggcgtgccgACGCCCAAGCTGCACCAGCGCGGCCTGCGCAGCGTAATCAAGGTGGTCGACGACCGCTGTCT AGTATTCGACCCCCCCGAAGACAACCCCGTGCAGCGCTTCTCGCGATCCGTTGTGCCCACATCGAAAAAGGTCAAGGACCAGGTCTTCGCGTTCGACCGCGTCTTTGATGACAACACGACGCAGACAGACGTGTACGAGGGCACGACCAAGAGCCTGCTCGACAGCGTGCTCGACGGCTACAACGCCACCGTCTTCGCCTAcggcgccacgggctgcGGCAAGACGCACACCATTacgggcacggcgcagcagcccggcaTCATCTTCCTGACCATGCAGGAGCTGTTCGAGAAGATTGACGAGCGCAGCGCCGACAAGACGACGGAGCTCAGCCTCAGCTACCTCGAGATCTACAACGAGACCATccgcgacctgctcgtccccggcggcagcaagcaggGCCTCATGCTGCGCGAGGACAGCAACCAGGCCGTCACCGTCTCGGGCCTGACCAGCCACCACCCCCGCGACGTCAACGAGGTCATGGACATGATCGTCCAGGGAAACGAGTACCGCACCGTGTCGCCCACCGAGGCCAACGCCACCTCGTCGCGCTCCCACGCTGTCCTGCAGATCAACGTGGCCCAAAAGGACCGCAACGCCGACGTCAGCGAGCCGCACACCATGGCCACGCTCAGCATCATCGACCTGGCCGGCTCCGAGCGCGCCTCCGTCACCAAGAAccgcggcgagcgcctcACCGAGGGCGCCAACATCAACAAGtcgctgctcgccctcggctccTGCATCAACGCGCTCtgcgaccgccgccagcgcgcccaCGTCCCGTACCGCAACAGCAAACTCACCCGCCTGCTCAAGTTTTCTCTCGGCGGCAACTGCAAGACGGTCATGATTGTGTgcgtctcgccgtcgagcgcccACTTCGACGAGACCCAGAACACGCTCCGCTACGCCAACCGCGCCAAGAACATCCAGACAAAGGTCACCCGCAACGTCTTCAACGTCAATCGCCACGTCAAGGACTTCCTTGTCAAGATCGACGAGCAGATGGCCCTcatcaaggagctcaaggcgcaGCAAAAGGATGCCGAGAACACCTTCTTCGCCAAGTTCCGCAAGCAGTGTGACAAgcgccatctcgtcgtccgcgagggcatgcagcggctgcgcgccgcctACGACAACTCGGCACCCGAGCGCCAGGAGCGCATCAACAGCATGCGGAAGCTCAAAATCTTTGAACGCCGCATCGGCCTGCTCTCGGGCTGGATCGCCGCCTTCGACGCCATATGCGATCagcgcggcggtgacgacgacatgatgcCGGAGAGCCTTGCCGCCATCAGGAAGACTGCCCagggcatcctcgtcgagctcgagaacAGCCGCCAGCACATCCACCAGAAGCTGGAAAAGGCGACGTGGGAGCGGGCCATCGACACGGCCCTGACGCAcagcctcggccagctcgaaggcaccgagggcgccgacatggGCGAAGGCGCGAGCTtggagcgcgaggcggagctgctcaaggccgGGTTCAACCGCGAAGCGTATCGCGAGGTCTTGGAGCAGGagaaggcgggcgacgcggccatggtgcagATGCTGCTGACGGCACAGTTCGACATGCTGGCCTCGCTGTCCGATACGCTGGTTATGAATGAGGAGAGCGCGGTGGCGCACGCCAAGGAGATCATCAACCGGCTGCTGCAGACGGGAtacacggccgcctcgcaaGTCGTCAAGCCCGACGGGACGCTGCCGGCCGTGGTCGAGGCGTTCCCACCCACGCGCAGGGGCACACCAAAGCGCAAGAAggcagccgcggcgtcgtACGTCAAGCccctggcggcgccagcactggccgccgtcgtcgccaacgagcATGTGTTTGCGAGCCCCTTgaagacgtcgccgaggaggcgtaAGGCCCTGGGCAGCGTCAAGAAGGGAGTGAGCTTCACGCCGTCCAAGAAGAGCAAGCGCGGTGTCCGGTGGAGAGACGACGAAAGCGAGGACGGCACCTTGGCCGACTTTGCAAAGACGCCGCAAAAGTACGAGTCCCCCGATAAGCAGCCGTCGCCAGAGAAGATGGCCCCTACGCCcccgccggtggtggtgcccgcACATCTGTCCGACGAGCCGACGACCAACGGCGACTCCAGCCCCAGCCTCGAGATCCCGGAAGCCTCGAGCCTCGCCAACAAACCTAGCAGGTTTCAGACGGGCTTCCTGTCCAAGTCGAGGATCCCCAGCCAGTCGGGATCCccgctgccatcgccgccgacgctcaGCCTCAACTTGTCATCAGGctcgccgcagcaggagagggcgtcgccgctgcggaCACTGGACGCCGATAAGGCCGGCAACCTGtctccgccggcggcgtcgtcgttgccagCACAGCGAACCAAGCTGAGCCCCCGCCTGCCGCGACCGAttgtcctcgacgagaaCACGCCCCTGGCCAGCACCTCGGAGACGGGCTCCGACTCGGAGTGCAGCATCGACCCCCGCAAGCTCCGCAGCGCGATGCACTCGGCcaagaaggaaaaggcccGTCGGGCTAGCATCTTGACGGCCACGaccgcctcgggcgccaAACGGGTGTCGTCGTTTGGGTCGGCCACGGgcgtggcgccgaggcccagcctccccgccgcggcgctggccagcagcaccaacgGCATCTCACGGCACcggcgcggcagcctcgaGCGCAGGAGGAGTCCGCCGCTGGCGTGCTCGCCCTCGGACGCCGCCCCGGAGCGCAGCCtcacggccggccaggcgcggcggatgaacatgggcggcagcgtgcGCCTCGACAAGACGGCCGCGAGGGAAGAGGCCGCCTGGAGccccgaggcgaggcgcgtgACGTATAGCatcgggcagcagcaccagccggGAGGAGGGCACAGGCGGCTGGAAAGCCGGGGCGCTGTGTGGCGATGA